In Rosa chinensis cultivar Old Blush chromosome 1, RchiOBHm-V2, whole genome shotgun sequence, a genomic segment contains:
- the LOC121049343 gene encoding uncharacterized protein LOC121049343: MCTQPEIVQIWRSVQNKGNISTEVDRITSSGARKNKCLQLDPVESKGKSVASAIVAPMPVSIDAKKTPTKKNLVWAQKKTIATSEITVDFTSLPDAGSNNHPRAATVATALPISSPPVMLMV; the protein is encoded by the exons ATGTGTACTCAACCTGAGATAgtccaaatttggaggtctgtTCAAAACAAGGGGAATATAAGCACTGAGGTTGACAGAATTACTTCTAGTGGTGCAAGGAAAAATAAGTGTCTTCAACTTGATCCTGTTGAGTCTAAAGGGAAATCTGTTGCTTCAGCTATTGTGGCCCCTATGCCTGTTTCTATTGATGCTAAAAAAACTCCCACTAAGAAAAATTTGGTATGGGCTCAAAAGAAAACTATTGCAACCTCTGAAATCACTGTTGATTTCACTTCTCTCCCTGATGCTGGTTCTAATAATCATCCTAGAGCTGCCACAG TGGCCACTGCTCTCCCAATATCCAGTCCTCCAGTGATGCTAATGGTCTAA